A genomic segment from Chelonoidis abingdonii isolate Lonesome George chromosome 24, CheloAbing_2.0, whole genome shotgun sequence encodes:
- the GFI1B gene encoding zinc finger protein Gfi-1b isoform X2 yields the protein MPRSFLVKSKKAHTYHQHHSVEEDLPVSTWDPIPSLCLAPCDKSSEEVRTFSTEFKSAYPECLVPKQDKDHAGLKEEGAPALHLNRTLSGPPAQETSIPALQVKGCSNSTSTPTFYKPSFSWDAFHSPYSYRQMSSSMHSALLERSVSLYGSHLLPSSEPPIDYSMRYSPDMETYHCVKCNKVFSTSHGLEVHVRRSHSGTRPFACDVCGKTFGHAVSLEQHTNIHSQGRSPTSAKCAAKPSARAPISSPTAASTLASSPSAVSSAPRASSARWTCGDTGRPSTA from the exons ATGCCACGTTCTTTTTTGGTGAAGAGCAAGAAGGCCCATACCTACCACCAGCACCACTCTGTGGAAGAGGACCTGCCTGTTTCCACTTGGGATCCCATACCATCGCTCTGCCTTG CTCCATGTGACAAGTCATCAGAAGAAGTTAGGACCTTCAGCACAGAGTTCAAAAGCGCGTACCCAGAATGCCTTGTTCCAAAACAAGACAAGGACCATGCTGGACTGAAGGAAGAAGGTGCGCCTGCCCTGCATCTGAACAGGACACTGTCAGGGCCTCCAGCTCAAG AGACATCCATCCCAGCTCTGCAAGTTAAGGGCTGCAGCAATTCCACAAGCACCCCCACCTTCTACAAGCCCAGTTTCTCTTGGGACGCCTTCCATTCTCCATACAGCTACAGGCAGATGTCTTCCAGCATGCACTCAGCCCTCCTGGAGCGCTCAGTTAGTCTGTATGGCAGCCATCTCCTGCCGAGCTCCGAGCCGCCTATTGATTACAGCATGCGTTACTCACCGGACATGGAGACGTACCACTGTGTGAAGTGCAACAAG GTATTCTCCACCTCACATGGGCTGGAGGTCCATGTCCGAAGATCCCACAGTGGGACACGGCCCTTTGCTTGTGATGTGTGCGGCAAAACCTTTGGACATGCTGTGAGCCTGGAGCAGCACACGAACATCCACTCCCAG GGGAGAAGCCCCACAAGTGCCAAGTGTGCGGCAAAGccttcagccagagctccaaTCTCATCACCCACAGCCGCAAGCACACTGGCTTCAAGCCCTTCAGCTGTGAGCTCTGCTCCAAGGGCTTCCAGCGCAAGGTGGACCTGCGGCGACACAGGGAGACCCAGCACAGCTTGA
- the GFI1B gene encoding zinc finger protein Gfi-1b isoform X1, whose product MPRSFLVKSKKAHTYHQHHSVEEDLPVSTWDPIPSLCLAPCDKSSEEVRTFSTEFKSAYPECLVPKQDKDHAGLKEEGAPALHLNRTLSGPPAQETSIPALQVKGCSNSTSTPTFYKPSFSWDAFHSPYSYRQMSSSMHSALLERSVSLYGSHLLPSSEPPIDYSMRYSPDMETYHCVKCNKVFSTSHGLEVHVRRSHSGTRPFACDVCGKTFGHAVSLEQHTNIHSQERSFECKMCGKTFKRSSTLSTHLLIHSDTRPYPCQYCGKRFHQKSDMKKHTYIHTGEKPHKCQVCGKAFSQSSNLITHSRKHTGFKPFSCELCSKGFQRKVDLRRHRETQHSLK is encoded by the exons ATGCCACGTTCTTTTTTGGTGAAGAGCAAGAAGGCCCATACCTACCACCAGCACCACTCTGTGGAAGAGGACCTGCCTGTTTCCACTTGGGATCCCATACCATCGCTCTGCCTTG CTCCATGTGACAAGTCATCAGAAGAAGTTAGGACCTTCAGCACAGAGTTCAAAAGCGCGTACCCAGAATGCCTTGTTCCAAAACAAGACAAGGACCATGCTGGACTGAAGGAAGAAGGTGCGCCTGCCCTGCATCTGAACAGGACACTGTCAGGGCCTCCAGCTCAAG AGACATCCATCCCAGCTCTGCAAGTTAAGGGCTGCAGCAATTCCACAAGCACCCCCACCTTCTACAAGCCCAGTTTCTCTTGGGACGCCTTCCATTCTCCATACAGCTACAGGCAGATGTCTTCCAGCATGCACTCAGCCCTCCTGGAGCGCTCAGTTAGTCTGTATGGCAGCCATCTCCTGCCGAGCTCCGAGCCGCCTATTGATTACAGCATGCGTTACTCACCGGACATGGAGACGTACCACTGTGTGAAGTGCAACAAG GTATTCTCCACCTCACATGGGCTGGAGGTCCATGTCCGAAGATCCCACAGTGGGACACGGCCCTTTGCTTGTGATGTGTGCGGCAAAACCTTTGGACATGCTGTGAGCCTGGAGCAGCACACGAACATCCACTCCCAG GAGAGAAGCTTTGAGTGTAAGATGTGTGGAAAGACTTTTAAACGCTCGTCCACATTGTCCACCCACCTCCTGATCCATTCAGACACGCGACCCTACCCCTGCCAGTACTGCGGCAAGCGCTTCCACCAGAAATCAGACATGAAGAAACACACCTACATTCATACCG GGGAGAAGCCCCACAAGTGCCAAGTGTGCGGCAAAGccttcagccagagctccaaTCTCATCACCCACAGCCGCAAGCACACTGGCTTCAAGCCCTTCAGCTGTGAGCTCTGCTCCAAGGGCTTCCAGCGCAAGGTGGACCTGCGGCGACACAGGGAGACCCAGCACAGCTTGAAGTGA
- the GTF3C5 gene encoding general transcription factor 3C polypeptide 5 isoform X1, translating into MAAGGGGEQGSAVLELPRGPRLVCVEYPGLVRDVGKMLQTLGGERGVSRIYADPGKRLELYFRPKDPYCHPVCANRFPTSSMLFKVKRKIRRKQLEAEGETQQEVKFEMEVLGVVSTVYKFQGMSDFQYLAMHSGPENKQISMYDKILMLKPEKEEFFNRELPLYIPPPIFSRLDTPIDYFYRPDVQHRDGYNNPQVSCENLIGLGRARRPHNAIFVNFDDDDIPTKPLEPAVQTWKKVCTNPVDKKVEEELRKLFEIRPVWSRNAVKANMSVHPDKLKLLLPYLAYYMLTGPWRSLWVRYGYDPRKHPEAKIYQVLDFRIRCGMKSGYAPGDMPVKAKRSTYNYSLPITIKKPVSHTVSVQDLKHGLDPASTSSAKKPASSKYKLKDSIYIFQEGDLPPYRQMFYQLCDLNVDSLQKIIHRNDGMETECTERDGWCLQKTSDDLRDTMSLMIKHIIRSTRPALFSSTLNAEDGKEQLTYGSGEEEEDEEEDFKPSDGSENEMETEILDYV; encoded by the exons ATGGCGGCCGGGGGAGGCGGGGAGCAGGGCTCGGCCGTGCTGGAGCTGCCTCGCGGCCCGCGGCTGGTGTGTGTGGAGTACCCGGGCCTGGTGCGCGACGTGGGcaagatgctgcagactctgggCGGAGAAAGGGGGGTGTCCCGG ATCTATGCTGACCCTGGAAAAAGGCTCGAGTTGTACTTCCGCCCCAAGGATCCCTATTGCCATCCTGTGTGTGCCAACCGCTTCCCTACCTCCTCCATGCTGTTCAAGGTAAAGAGGAAAATCAGGaggaagcagctggaagctgaaggagAAACCCAACAGGAAGTCAAGTTTGAAATGGAAGTTCTTGGGGTTGTCTCTACTGTTTACAAATTTCAAG GAATGTCTGATTTCCAGTACCTGGCAATGCATTCTGGACCTGAGAACAAACAGATCTCTATGTATGACAAGATCTTGATGCTCAAACCAGAAAAGGAGGAATTCTTTAATAGGGAATTACCCCTCTACATTCCCCCACCTATTTTTTCACGTCTGGATACCCCTATAGACTATTTCTATCGGCCAGATGTACAACACCG GGATGGCTACAACAATCCCCAGGTGTCTTGTGAGAACCTGATCGGTCTCGGCAGGGCCCGTCGACCACACAATGCCATCTTTGTGAACTTCGATGATGATGACATCCCGACTAAGCCGCTAGAGCCTGCAGTGCAGACCTGGAAGAAAGTGTGCACCAATCCTGTGGATAAAAAAGtggaggaagagctgagaaag CTGTTTGAGATTCGTCCCGTCTGGTCTCGAAATGCTGTAAAGGCCAATATGAGTGTCCATCCGGACAAGCTTAAACTTCTGCTCCCGTATTTGGCCTATTATATG CTCACAGGTCCCTGGAGAAGCCTGTGGGTTCGGTATGGATATGACCCCAGGAAACATCCCGAAGCAAAGATTTATCAAGTCCTGGACTTCAGAATTCGCTGTGGAATGAAATCTG GTTACGCCCCTGGTGACATGCCCGTGAAAGCAAAACGCAGCACGTACAATTACAGTCTGCCCATCACTATCAAAAAACCAG TAAGTCACACAGTCAGTGTACAGGACCTAAAACATGGGCTGGACCCGGCGAGTACATCCAGTGCAAAAAAACCTGCTTCCAGCAAGTACAAACTTAAA GACTCCATCTATATCTTCCAGGAAGGAGATCTGCCTCCATATCGACAGATGTTCTATCAGCTCTGTGACTTGAACGTGGACAG CTTACAGAAAATCATCCATCGGAATGATGGCATGGAGACAGAATGCACAGAACGGGATGGATGGTGCCTTCAAAAGACCAGTGATGATCTGAGGGATACCATGTCTCTGATGATAAAGCATATCATCAGATCCACAAGACCCG